CTAACATGTTCTGTATCATCCTGCAGCTTTTCTCAGCACAGTTGTGATTTACAaatgaatttacatttttattaactaATTACTATCTTCATCCTTCAACCAATGTGCTGGAGTGTGACATCTGTAAATCTCTTTCATGTGACCAGTTGTAACCAGAAGTCATTCAGCAGTTAATTTCAGTTTATGGATTATTAAAAGAAACTCCTTCTCACAAATACAAGTGTGTGGTCTGGGTAAAGATGTGTAAGGTCTGCAGGAATTCTCACATACGCAGCATGATTCTCAATGACaactgagacacagacatgcacacaggtATAGAAACTCTCTAAGTAAGACGTTCCACACTGCAAAGaaatcttaaaaacaaaatgttaaacaataTTCAACAGTCTGTCCTCATtcatacagaaacattttcccACCTTTATAGCTATTCAAGCTTTAGCAGTTGTTCCTGCACCTACAGTTATCACAGCAGGGCAGTGTGGCTCCAGCTTTCATGTCTTATACAGAATGAAGCTCAGCTTATGCTGCAGTCCAGTGGCTCCACTCACACATGAAAGTACCCCAGTTTGAAACCAGGCGGAAACAGTTTTCATTAGCTCATTTCAATTGTTTGTGTCTGACTGAAATGGCGTCATGTTCATCAACCTTTCTGTTGCAGCACACAACAGTGACATGATGGATCTTCACCACTGTAGGTCCGAATTCAGTAAATTCACAACACTTGATAATGAATTCAGTGAGTCATCCTCAATAGATCTCAgttgtttcttctgttctgCCAAACACATTATTGCAtcacattcatcttttttaaaatgcttgtgtatgtgtgtgtgtgcgcactctGCTTGGCAGCACCGGGGATTCATCTGATTAATGACCTGTCTTGTAGcagatgttttattgatgtcAGAAAGTCCTTACCTAATGTTTTTCTACCTGAAACATATggtattttctttcctttcttcacatacaaactgaattttaaaatatgtaaagagTATAGTTATGGTAACAGGACATACTTTAAAGACTATATTCTACTCCAATAtccaacaggaaaacaaatatttagatatttgttACTCAAATCATAGGCTTTAGAGAATAACCTATACAAGTGTAATTTAGAGCTTTGAGCTTAAAGAGCTGTGGACAAAATACTGTGGAATATTGGTTTCAGTAGAGTAAACATTGAAAGGACATTCTAAATATTTGGATACATCCACTGTTCTACAGCAAGTGTAATGGAAAGCAAGTGAGTAGCTGTACTTGGAGGtgaatgttgtggctgattatTGTATGTCAGTGTGAATAACTTTTTCTTGTCATGCAGTCAATAAGCCTAATTTCACAAACAAATCTAAACATAATGCAGTACACAACATGGTGGAGTTAGACACTAGTTAAACACTAGTGATTGACATGTTCACCATACTAGCTCGATGAACAATACATTCGAtggcatttgtttttcagatattTGGTTATAactcaaatatatattttgactCGATGATGAAAAGTTAAGGAATTACCAATTACCAATTACCACTATAGCCATGCACCAATTAGTTGATGGTGGACTGATCACCTGGCTGTTTCCATCCCTAGAGCCACTGTCTTGCCACTATACTAGCATATTACACCCCACCACTGGAAGGTGTACAGGTACCAGTCAGCAGTACTGGTCAACGTACTTGATCATTCTGGGTTTGAGGGCAGCATTTTACTCTGCTGCAGTGGTCTAAATATTACTGCAAAGTCTCTAAGGAAACGTTCTGAGAAGAACACTCTGTACTTGCCTTTCAAATCCCAAACTGTGCATTAGCAGCGATTAGCTGTTCAGAGGCCTGGCATTTATAAAAAGGCTCTTGGTAGACCAGTACTAACATGTCATTTTCATGGGCACACAGGCTGCAGAGCCATTAAAGCGTGGCATTAGTGTGTCCTGAGGGATACACTTTGCTCCAATGATTTCTCATTCACACGAGGCCTGCAGCCAGGCTACTTGGACAGTAGCTGGTTCACTACGCCTGATGTACTCCACTGTCCTCTGCTTGGCATGGAGCCATGACTCAGACTTCAGTGGTGAAGTGTACAGGGGAATGGAGAACCTCGTAAGCTGACCACTGCTCCATGGGTTTATGATTTTAAGAAGACACATTGTGATGAGAAGTACTTAGGCGTTACTATATGAGTGAAGCCAGTGGTGACAAAGTTGCATGACGCACATTATTGAGTCCTTACACAAGTGATCAGACTTCTTACTGCTGCAGGGCTGGGACCATAATCCAGATCAACTGTTAGAAACAAtcacaaaatacaatattttattgGTAAAAAGATTAGGCAGAAGGCCGCTTTGACAGGCTAGCTAACAAACCTGAGATAAAACAAAGCCGCCTGGATGGACTGTGAATCTCTTCAGTTGAATATATGaacacagaagcacagaaacCAGCAGGTGTTAACCTTGTCCTTCAAACCCACAGCTAATTGTGGTCTTCCTTCACCCTCAATACAATGGCTTAAAAACTGGTGAAGACAAAAGTATTATCACAATCAGAGAGGTTTTAAGATACTCCACTACTTTAAAGGATGaccctcttttctttcttcctctttttcttttgactaTTTGAGCTCCTTTATATCCTTCCATCAGATGCGTTTTTATGtcatttggtttcattttgaCTCAGTTTAGGTAGTGTTAGCAAATATAGCACTTGCACTTGCTAACACTAGCTAGGAGAATTACAACAGGTTAAACAAATGAGGAGATCCTTTAATGTTGACTTATTTCATCATCAACTACCTGAAGAACCACATATGTCCCTGTATACAACTTAGCAGCTGCCATTCCTGGAATGTTACATTTGTGCAGAGACATGTCTATAACTTTACATTGAACACTGGTTCTCCAACAGTAAtcagacacacatttattttgtcttcaagGAAAATACCAAGCAGTAAAGAACAGTCTTTTATCATAGGAAAATAAGAAACGTGACAAACGGATACTGATTTCTGGAAACGAaattgtctgtctgtcattgtAACCTGGTGGCTTCAATATATCAGTGACATTATTAAACCTGTACAAAACTGGTAGTGTTAAAAACAGTGAGAATAGGGTGAACACTTGAGGTGAATCTCAGGTATCAGGAATGCTCAGAGTTGGACAGGAGATAGGTGTACAAACTGAGCTGAATAATGTCATTTGTGATTACGCTCACAGCATCTACTGGGGACAGAAAACGATATTTACATCAGCCATTTGTCCTTTTCCTTGTTGAAGTTCTCGGCCCACTGACGTGTCAGCTTCAAGTAGTGGTCTGATTGGTTGGGTTGGTAGTCCAGGTACAAACGCGTCACTGTTTTCTTGGGTACAGCCTTCTCTATCTGCGTTCCTTCATGCCATTGATTAAAGGAAGTAATCGTGACAATTTCTGGTCTGACAGACAGAGCTGCCTGCAGGGATGTCTCATAGTAACGTCCATTCACACGGTTTCTGGTGTTATGGTTGTTCCAAGGTCGAACAGCTGTGTCTACGTACCCTGGACCCACACTGGGAATAAACAGTAGATTGTTTGCATCGCAAAACGTTTTGATGGCTTTCCAGTTCTGGTGGGATGAGCCAAAAGAGAAGCCGTTGGAAGCAAAGTAGGTGTACATGCCATCGAAGCCGCTGGCCAGGATGTCATGTTTGTGGCGCTCCTCAACAATGAGGGCCACGAAAATGGCATCGTAAGGCGTGCCTCTGATGCTGTGAGAGCCTTTAGTTGTCAGTAGCTCTGCCCAAGACTCTGGTGGTGTCAGGTACGAGTCGTAGACGTAAAGCAGCGGCAGAATTCGCCCTGTGTTCAACCTGAATCTGTAGAAGGCGCCATGTTTTCCATAGCTAGGAAAAACACAAGAGAGGGGGAAAAATCTGAGAActacaagtttttattttaaaaagcttttcatGAACATAGCTGAAAACCTGCAATCTAAATAAGTgcaaacagtttgtgtttcttgtttaAAGCTTTtatatgagagagagagatgacttTTTGAATAACAAATACAgactgctgccacctgctgggaGTAGGTGGCAGCAATGACTagctacagtaaatatgtaaccctaaccctaaccctaaacctaaccctaacactCTGTAAAGCTGAGTGGAGCTGCAGAGTCAGGTGAtacttctgtgtttgtattttatacaCATTAGACACATTAGTCTTTTTAATAACTGGTCATCTAAACATATTAATTTGTGCAGCTTTAAGGTCTGAGCCAGCTAAATggatattaacatttaaaagcttGAGCTCTGGTCAATATTTAAGCAATATTTAAGTGTCTCTCGATGTAACAGGTGACCAGCACAGCGGGTTTCTGGGTTTTCTTGCAGCAATATAAAGTTCAGAAATGAGAAAGCATTTGAGTTTAAGTCCTGATTTTACTCCAGCCTTGTATCATTATAAACATCACCACCTTACTGCAGCTGTTTAAGGTTTCTAGTAATAATGTAAGAACAATgacttctttttcattttgtagaCTATTGCTGAATATCTTATTAAATCAGATGTTACATGTTATATAAAGCCTTCCTCCATGTCAGCTCAcatatgttaaatattaattaaacagtAGGAAAAGCTGAAAATCATCATGTATTTGTGATAGACAAAGATTCAGGTTTGCTTTGACACACATAGAGACAGGTTGAAGTTGAAGCTGAGGCTACCTGCTGATGCAttacagcagcatcacagaggaGACATCTATATTTAACTACCTGCTCCTCATCTTCCCTTCCCAAGCTTCAGGTTCAAAACCTTGCTAGACTTCTAATGGCAGCAGCTGACACGGAAAATAGATTTTGAAGGTGTGATGAGTGAGAGGAAACAAATCTACCACAGAAGACAAtcacacagacaggacacacCGAAAAACAACTTACTTGTCAATGATGTATTTGATGTTGTCATGCACGCTTTGGTCTGTCCGTCCTTTGTATGGCTGTATGTGGAAGGCCACCTGtgcaaaaaatacatttgaacaTGGATGTTACCTAAAAGACTATGAAAGCACATTATGAATACAGAAACACCTGGAAAATAAGGGGTTATGCATTGAATTGTTATTCCAGTGCATTGTTTGTTTCAATGGACTTTAAGCATAATTGCAACATTTAATTAGTAGTCTGTGAACTTCACTAATCGTTTAGCTGCTCTGTCTGTGAATCACATTGCTGACTGAAGTGTCATTTTGTTCCCACTCTCAAGATACTTTCATAGTGgaattatgtttttgtgtgaataTTCAAGCATCATCCATCTTGACAAACTGAGTCC
Above is a genomic segment from Anabas testudineus chromosome 11, fAnaTes1.2, whole genome shotgun sequence containing:
- the si:ch211-30b16.2 gene encoding glycoprotein endo-alpha-1,2-mannosidase-like protein, whose amino-acid sequence is MTRLRRKALVALFLFTLFIFGTMMGLRTLKPSDGFSDLAPGMDFIEERSERKQVDVKDVVVSPGQFHVGSSDTKVVFTRSDRDYSIFYDVHIFYYLWYGSPSMDNRYIHWDHVLVPHWDPKIAASHAQGRHTPPEDIASSFYPELGPYSSRDPKVLESHMAQIEEAAAGVLVLSWYPPGVADDHGEPTEDLVPAVMDAAHRHSIKVAFHIQPYKGRTDQSVHDNIKYIIDNYGKHGAFYRFRLNTGRILPLLYVYDSYLTPPESWAELLTTKGSHSIRGTPYDAIFVALIVEERHKHDILASGFDGMYTYFASNGFSFGSSHQNWKAIKTFCDANNLLFIPSVGPGYVDTAVRPWNNHNTRNRVNGRYYETSLQAALSVRPEIVTITSFNQWHEGTQIEKAVPKKTVTRLYLDYQPNQSDHYLKLTRQWAENFNKEKDKWLM